The following are encoded in a window of Chloroflexia bacterium SDU3-3 genomic DNA:
- a CDS encoding PAS domain S-box protein, which produces MQHIETTVEPDLQPFRDFFKESFPTIVTNLVPDFRAISIAFHNAPEPIARERIQMHMVAFERGFDSSALIPPHVESSLGMIIRQQTKVANLLNLLSLFRQQFMDMAIRADMAGVPNTLWGLKRLMELADIASEHIVELHQLHLEEDIHRKTDELRNTRDRFEQAFMSTPLAMIEWDAQGRILFWNQSAQRIFGWAADEALGQNLIALLVPDVAADQVGGVLREVLSGQALNNRNQNTRRDGRLITCQWHNAVLRDEQGQVIGAISQAEDVTDQIRAEEERASLQQQIIEAQAAALHELSTPLIPLADGVVAMPLIGSIDSARAQQVIDTLLSGVAEHRARITILDITGVPVVDTKVANALLSAAQAVRLLGGEVVLTGIRPEVAQTLVGLGVDLGSIITLASLQSGIAYAFHSRAGKARR; this is translated from the coding sequence ATGCAGCACATCGAAACAACTGTCGAGCCGGATCTTCAGCCGTTCCGCGATTTCTTCAAGGAATCGTTCCCCACCATCGTCACCAATCTGGTGCCCGACTTCCGCGCGATCTCGATCGCCTTCCACAACGCGCCCGAGCCGATCGCCCGCGAGCGCATCCAGATGCACATGGTCGCCTTCGAGCGCGGCTTCGACTCATCCGCGCTCATCCCGCCGCACGTCGAGTCGTCGCTGGGCATGATCATCCGCCAGCAGACCAAGGTCGCCAACCTGCTCAATCTGCTCTCGCTGTTCCGCCAGCAGTTCATGGACATGGCCATCCGCGCCGACATGGCGGGCGTGCCCAACACGCTGTGGGGCCTCAAGCGGCTGATGGAGCTGGCCGATATCGCCTCGGAGCACATCGTCGAGCTGCACCAGCTGCACCTCGAAGAGGACATCCACCGCAAGACCGACGAGCTGCGCAACACCCGCGACCGCTTCGAGCAGGCCTTCATGAGCACGCCGCTGGCCATGATCGAGTGGGACGCCCAGGGCCGCATCCTGTTCTGGAACCAGAGCGCCCAGCGCATCTTCGGCTGGGCGGCGGATGAGGCGCTGGGCCAGAACCTGATCGCCCTGCTGGTGCCCGATGTGGCCGCCGACCAGGTGGGCGGCGTGCTGCGCGAGGTGCTGAGCGGCCAGGCCCTGAACAACCGCAACCAGAACACCAGGCGGGATGGCCGGTTGATCACCTGCCAGTGGCATAACGCCGTGCTGCGCGACGAGCAGGGCCAGGTGATCGGCGCTATCTCGCAGGCCGAGGATGTGACCGACCAGATCCGCGCCGAGGAAGAGCGCGCCAGCCTGCAGCAGCAGATCATCGAGGCCCAGGCCGCTGCGCTGCACGAGCTGTCGACCCCGCTCATCCCGCTGGCCGATGGTGTGGTGGCCATGCCGCTGATCGGCAGCATCGACAGCGCCCGCGCCCAGCAGGTGATCGACACGCTGCTGAGCGGCGTGGCCGAGCACCGCGCCCGCATCACCATCCTCGACATCACCGGCGTGCCCGTGGTGGACACCAAGGTGGCCAATGCGCTGCTGAGCGCGGCCCAGGCCGTGCGCCTGCTGGGCGGCGAGGTGGTGCTCACCGGCATCCGCCCCGAGGTGGCCCAGACGCTGGTGGGCCTGGGCGTGGATCTGGGCAGCATCATCACGCTGGCCTCGCTGCAGAGCGGCATCGCCTACGCCTTCCACAGCCGCGCAGGCAAGGCCCGGCGCTAG
- a CDS encoding PAS domain S-box protein: MTRVPSCSMTTKDFVINDDASIADLSAFRFFMRGCLPAIRSAIVYDLGRMSVLPNAGHGEPLEQRVERHIEAMLAGLETPDQVPQPLIEEFMPLIERHMEIASLFNLLRVYRQHLLEYAISALTSGVASAADALKGIVLLTDTTTMLLADFYHGRLYESIYRQADELRTTKNRLEQSYLSTPLASVEWDTDGRILFWNPSAERIFGWTAEEAVGRNIVELLGVDHDPDAVATLLARMAKGDLVNRQIANRTGDGRTITCQWYNAVLYDEGGDVIGVLSQAEDVTEQLRAEREHEALQQQMFDAQAATLRELSTPLIPLADRVVAMPLIGSIDSTRAQQIVDNLLDGVSANHAAVAILDITGVPVVDTHVANALLRAANAVKLLGARVVLTGIRPEVAQTLVGLGVDLSSIITRGTLQSGIAYAFSLRLR, translated from the coding sequence ATGACTAGAGTACCGAGCTGCTCCATGACGACCAAAGATTTTGTCATCAATGATGATGCCTCCATCGCCGACCTCTCTGCCTTCCGTTTCTTCATGCGAGGCTGTCTTCCCGCGATCCGAAGCGCTATCGTCTATGATCTTGGCCGGATGTCGGTGCTGCCCAATGCCGGGCATGGCGAGCCGCTGGAGCAGCGCGTCGAGCGCCATATCGAGGCCATGCTCGCCGGGCTTGAGACCCCAGACCAGGTGCCGCAGCCGCTGATCGAGGAGTTCATGCCGCTGATCGAGCGGCACATGGAGATCGCCAGCCTGTTCAACCTGCTGCGGGTCTACCGCCAGCACCTGCTGGAGTACGCCATCTCGGCGCTGACCAGCGGGGTGGCCAGCGCCGCCGACGCGCTCAAGGGCATCGTGCTGCTCACCGACACCACCACCATGCTGCTGGCCGACTTCTACCACGGGCGGCTGTACGAGAGCATCTACCGCCAGGCCGACGAGCTGCGCACCACCAAAAACCGCCTTGAGCAGAGCTACCTGAGCACGCCGCTGGCCTCGGTCGAGTGGGATACCGACGGGCGCATCCTGTTCTGGAACCCCAGCGCCGAGCGGATCTTCGGCTGGACTGCCGAGGAGGCGGTGGGCCGCAACATCGTCGAGCTGCTGGGCGTGGACCACGACCCCGACGCGGTGGCCACGCTGCTGGCCCGCATGGCCAAGGGCGACCTAGTGAACCGGCAGATCGCCAACCGCACCGGCGATGGCCGCACGATCACCTGCCAGTGGTACAACGCGGTGCTCTACGACGAGGGCGGCGATGTGATCGGCGTGCTCTCGCAGGCCGAGGATGTGACCGAGCAGCTGCGGGCCGAGCGCGAGCACGAGGCGCTGCAGCAGCAGATGTTCGACGCCCAGGCCGCCACCCTGCGCGAGCTGTCGACCCCGCTCATCCCGCTGGCCGACCGCGTGGTGGCCATGCCGCTGATCGGCAGTATCGACAGCACCCGCGCCCAGCAGATCGTCGACAACCTGCTGGATGGCGTGAGCGCCAACCACGCCGCCGTGGCCATCCTCGACATCACCGGCGTGCCGGTGGTGGACACGCACGTGGCCAACGCGCTGCTGCGGGCCGCCAACGCCGTGAAGCTGCTGGGCGCGCGCGTGGTGCTCACCGGCATCCGCCCCGAGGTGGCACAGACGCTGGTGGGTCTGGGCGTGGATCTGAGCAGCATCATCACACGCGGCACCCTGCAGAGCGGCATCGCCTACGCCTTCAGCCTGCGGCTGCGCTAG
- a CDS encoding MFS transporter, with the protein MQTLYTFQRRIGSSLRSFFWPSDIPQRNIRNVLIDGFGVGLVNGVATFLSIFLVRLNASSLMVGLLTSLPALAGMVLTIFIGQLLERQRNIVPWYSASRVLVFLSYALMGVAPFFFPLDMIPIVIIILWAFATVPQIVLNVAFTVVMGAVAGPDKRYYLMSRRWSILGASTAISVALCGWLLDTITFPLNYQIVFIASFAAGLLSFAFSRQISIPDNEPVAKPQGGRRSPRQHLNDTLALLRGNGSYNRFIGSQFLFRLGLGIGIPLFPIYWVRDLQASDSWVGIINTVSNAVLLIAYFIWSSVSERRGPGIVLRICVFGMALYPLVTGLTHTTGPLPLYAGVANLFSAGIDLVLFDILLSTCPKSHTATYVALYQMTNSVATFFGPMIGTTIGDMFGYSAALIFAALVRFAGLGLFVLFQVGNEPKPEPSAA; encoded by the coding sequence ATGCAAACACTTTACACATTTCAACGACGTATCGGCTCATCGCTTCGCTCTTTCTTCTGGCCTTCCGACATACCGCAGCGCAACATCCGCAATGTCCTGATCGACGGCTTCGGCGTCGGGCTGGTCAACGGTGTCGCCACCTTCCTCTCGATCTTCCTGGTTCGCCTCAACGCCTCCTCGCTCATGGTCGGCCTGCTGACATCGCTCCCAGCGCTGGCGGGCATGGTGCTCACCATCTTCATCGGGCAGCTGCTGGAGCGGCAGCGCAACATCGTGCCGTGGTACTCGGCCTCGCGGGTGCTGGTGTTCCTCTCCTACGCGCTGATGGGCGTGGCCCCGTTCTTCTTCCCGCTCGACATGATCCCGATCGTTATCATCATCCTGTGGGCCTTCGCCACAGTGCCGCAGATCGTGCTGAACGTGGCCTTCACGGTGGTGATGGGCGCGGTGGCCGGGCCAGACAAGCGCTACTACCTGATGAGCAGGCGCTGGTCGATCCTGGGCGCATCGACCGCCATATCGGTGGCGCTGTGCGGCTGGCTGCTCGACACTATCACCTTCCCGCTGAACTACCAGATCGTGTTCATCGCCTCGTTCGCCGCCGGGCTGCTCAGCTTCGCCTTCTCGCGGCAGATCAGCATCCCCGACAACGAGCCGGTGGCCAAGCCCCAGGGCGGGCGGCGCAGCCCCCGGCAGCACCTCAATGACACGCTGGCGCTGCTGCGCGGCAACGGGTCATACAACCGCTTCATCGGCAGCCAGTTCCTGTTCCGGCTGGGGCTGGGCATCGGCATCCCGCTGTTCCCGATCTACTGGGTACGCGACCTGCAGGCCAGCGACTCGTGGGTGGGCATCATCAACACGGTATCGAACGCGGTGCTGCTGATCGCCTACTTCATCTGGTCGTCGGTCAGCGAGCGGCGCGGGCCGGGGATCGTGCTGCGGATCTGCGTGTTCGGCATGGCACTCTACCCGCTGGTCACCGGGCTGACCCACACCACCGGGCCGCTGCCGCTCTACGCGGGCGTGGCCAACCTGTTCAGCGCCGGGATCGACCTGGTGCTATTCGACATCCTGCTGAGCACCTGCCCCAAGAGCCACACCGCCACCTACGTGGCGCTCTACCAGATGACCAACTCGGTGGCCACGTTCTTCGGCCCCATGATCGGCACCACGATCGGCGATATGTTCGGCTATAGCGCCGCGCTGATCTTCGCGGCATTGGTGCGCTTCGCCGGGCTAGGGCTGTTTGTGCTGTTCCAGGTGGGCAACGAGCCAAAGCCCGAGCCAAGCGCGGCGTAG
- a CDS encoding DUF2156 domain-containing protein yields MDAALPYSDAGNLQRAQPHARHDLARALVLRYGWNAMSYQILNPGLDYWFSADGDAVVGYVQVGRYWLAAGAPIAPPERIAAVLGEFTAAAAQARCRACYFGVQQRLIDLFPRGRPIAKLLLGAQPVWNPQRWPAIIARKSSLRAQLARAQNRGVAVSRWGVDRARCSPALHSCLRAWLATRGMPPMHFVVEPDTLGNVEDRRVFVAEREGAVLGFLVASPMRLRQGWLIEQNIRAPSAPNGTTELLVDHAMRALAAEGASYVTLGLSPLSRAAAIRQPPQLPLVRLALAWARAHGQRFFNFEGLDSYKRKFQPDAWEPLYMVADGRFVSLGMLYAIAEAFSGEPPAWFIGRTLLRAIQQELAWVQGWLG; encoded by the coding sequence ATGGATGCGGCACTTCCTTATTCAGATGCGGGCAATCTTCAGCGCGCCCAGCCCCACGCGCGGCACGATCTCGCCAGGGCGCTGGTCCTACGCTATGGCTGGAATGCGATGTCCTATCAGATTCTGAATCCGGGGCTAGACTACTGGTTTAGCGCCGATGGTGATGCGGTGGTGGGCTATGTGCAGGTGGGCCGCTACTGGCTTGCGGCGGGCGCGCCGATCGCGCCGCCCGAGCGTATCGCGGCGGTGCTGGGCGAGTTTACCGCCGCCGCCGCACAGGCGCGGTGCCGGGCGTGCTACTTTGGCGTGCAGCAGCGCCTGATCGACCTTTTTCCCCGGGGGCGGCCCATCGCGAAGCTGCTGCTGGGCGCGCAGCCGGTGTGGAACCCCCAGCGCTGGCCTGCTATTATCGCACGGAAAAGCTCGCTGCGCGCCCAGCTGGCCCGCGCCCAGAATCGCGGGGTGGCGGTAAGCCGGTGGGGCGTCGATCGCGCCCGCTGCAGCCCGGCGCTGCACAGCTGCCTGCGGGCCTGGCTGGCCACACGGGGCATGCCGCCGATGCACTTTGTGGTCGAGCCGGATACCCTGGGGAATGTGGAGGATCGCCGAGTGTTTGTGGCCGAGCGCGAGGGCGCGGTGCTGGGCTTTCTGGTGGCCTCGCCCATGCGGCTGCGCCAGGGCTGGCTGATCGAGCAGAACATCCGCGCCCCATCCGCGCCCAATGGCACCACCGAGCTGCTGGTCGACCACGCCATGCGTGCGCTGGCCGCCGAAGGTGCCAGCTACGTCACGCTGGGGCTCTCGCCGCTCTCGCGGGCCGCCGCCATCCGCCAGCCCCCGCAGCTGCCGCTGGTGCGGCTGGCGCTGGCGTGGGCTAGGGCGCACGGCCAGCGCTTCTTCAACTTCGAGGGCCTCGATAGCTACAAGCGCAAGTTCCAGCCCGATGCCTGGGAGCCGCTCTACATGGTCGCCGATGGCCGCTTTGTCTCGCTGGGTATGCTCTACGCCATCGCCGAGGCCTTCAGCGGCGAGCCGCCCGCCTGGTTCATTGGCCGCACGCTGCTGCGGGCCATCCAGCAGGAGCTAGCCTGGGTACAGGGCTGGCTCGGCTAG
- a CDS encoding metal-binding protein, translating into MPDARTHDIITVVSGVALSLPAYSIILSRTEDPSIAVGNALLFLAAHCVSGMMFSPDLDLDSQIDDRWGIFYWIWRPYMWAVPHRSRWLSHGLVLPALLRLAYFYGMVSLILIALTWALGRLGIILPRYHEIMTAYLRDLVVAHPRETWTFMVGFVTGGAAHTIADWLVTGGKHFLRRIGIRVSKRYEDHDHWRPRRRRRAW; encoded by the coding sequence ATGCCCGATGCGCGCACTCACGATATTATCACGGTTGTCAGCGGCGTGGCGCTGTCGCTGCCAGCCTACTCTATTATCCTCAGTCGCACCGAAGATCCGTCGATAGCGGTTGGTAACGCACTCCTGTTCCTGGCCGCCCACTGTGTCTCGGGCATGATGTTCTCGCCCGACCTCGACCTCGACTCCCAGATCGACGACCGCTGGGGCATTTTCTACTGGATCTGGCGGCCCTACATGTGGGCGGTGCCGCACCGCAGCCGCTGGCTCAGCCACGGCCTGGTTCTGCCAGCGCTGCTGCGGCTGGCCTACTTCTACGGCATGGTCTCGCTCATCCTAATCGCGCTCACCTGGGCGCTAGGGCGGCTCGGCATTATCCTGCCGCGCTACCACGAGATAATGACCGCCTACCTGCGCGACCTCGTGGTGGCCCACCCGCGCGAGACCTGGACATTCATGGTCGGGTTTGTCACCGGCGGCGCGGCCCACACCATCGCCGACTGGCTGGTGACGGGCGGCAAGCATTTCCTCCGCCGCATAGGCATCCGCGTGAGCAAGCGCTACGAGGATCATGATCACTGGCGGCCCCGGCGGCGCAGGCGGGCCTGGTAG
- the mvk gene encoding mevalonate kinase → MPSDLPPTLGDAASDHSYTPELHRATGTAPGKLILCGEHAVVYGQPAIALPLSGIRASAHITPMPSGGVRFDAPDLARAWAMDDAPDDPLCQLVGEVLHAFQIAAPPAITITITSDLPIASGMGSGASVATAIVRALARYTGRTLAPAQISQLVFENERRLHGTPSGVDNTVIAYEQAVWFVRTEDGAQIEPLDIPAPLLLLVADTGVRSSTKLPVGEVRRRWQHDPAPYNALFSQVGDLALQARAALCAGDTRTLGPLLDQNHALLQQIGVSSPELDRLVLAAREAGALGAKLSGAGWGGVMLALAHPARAAQISAALRGAGAASVLRTAVGGPPEIRL, encoded by the coding sequence ATGCCCTCAGATCTACCACCCACCCTTGGCGACGCAGCCTCCGACCATTCCTATACCCCAGAGCTGCACCGCGCCACCGGCACCGCCCCGGGCAAGCTCATCCTCTGCGGCGAGCACGCCGTGGTCTACGGCCAGCCTGCCATCGCCCTGCCGCTCAGCGGTATTCGCGCATCCGCCCATATCACGCCAATGCCTAGCGGCGGCGTGCGCTTCGACGCGCCCGACCTGGCCCGCGCATGGGCGATGGACGATGCTCCAGACGATCCGCTCTGCCAGCTGGTCGGCGAGGTTCTGCATGCCTTTCAGATCGCCGCGCCACCCGCGATTACCATTACGATCACATCCGATCTGCCGATTGCTTCGGGCATGGGCAGCGGCGCTTCGGTCGCCACCGCGATCGTGCGCGCGCTGGCCCGCTACACTGGGCGCACGCTGGCCCCCGCCCAGATCTCGCAGCTGGTGTTTGAAAATGAGCGACGCCTGCACGGCACGCCCAGCGGGGTGGATAATACGGTGATCGCCTACGAGCAGGCCGTGTGGTTCGTGCGAACCGAAGATGGCGCGCAGATCGAGCCGCTCGACATCCCAGCGCCGCTGCTGCTGCTGGTGGCCGACACCGGCGTGCGCAGCTCGACCAAGCTGCCCGTGGGCGAGGTGCGCCGCCGCTGGCAGCACGATCCCGCCCCCTACAACGCCCTGTTTTCCCAGGTTGGCGATCTGGCCCTGCAGGCCCGCGCCGCCCTGTGCGCTGGCGATACCCGCACGCTCGGCCCCCTGCTTGATCAAAACCACGCCTTGCTTCAGCAGATCGGCGTCTCCTCGCCCGAGCTGGATCGGCTGGTGCTGGCCGCCCGCGAGGCTGGCGCGCTCGGCGCGAAGCTCTCGGGCGCTGGCTGGGGCGGCGTGATGCTCGCTCTCGCCCACCCCGCCCGCGCGGCCCAGATCAGCGCGGCGCTGCGTGGCGCAGGCGCGGCCAGCGTGCTCAGGACAGCGGTGGGCGGCCCGCCAGAAATTCGGCTATAA
- the guaA gene encoding glutamine-hydrolyzing GMP synthase — MTQIIPVLDFGSQTAQLIVRRLRELGVYSELLPHDVSEEEIRRLDPIGVILSGGPASVYAEGAPAMPAWLPEFGVPVLGICYGMQLQSYALGGSVIGEDGREFGPATISVIEESPLFTGIPQEQPVWMSHGDRIEKLPPGFRVIARNPSTPFAAAGDDARRWYGIQFHPEVVHTKFGRDLLRNFAFGICGAQSSWTASSFVHEAIERIRSQVGQGRVICALSGGVDSAVAALLIHQAIGDRLTCVFVDNGLLRLGEAEQVVKMFGDHFKIPLIVVDAREEFLEALAGVADPEQKRKIIGEKFVRLFEREAANIGDAEFLAQGTLYPDVIESKAPDRQKGVTIKTHHNVGGLPEDMKLKLVEPLRYLFKDEVRAAGLQLGLPEDWVWRHPFPGPGLAVRLLGAITWDRLETLRKADAIFIEELRTAGLYRSTQQAFAVLLPIQSVGVMGDGRTYADVIALRAVTTEDYMTADWARLPGDVLARASSRIVNEVPGVNRVVYDISSKPPSTIEWE, encoded by the coding sequence ATGACCCAGATCATTCCCGTGCTCGATTTTGGCTCTCAGACCGCCCAGCTGATCGTGCGCCGCCTGCGCGAGCTGGGCGTATACAGCGAGCTGCTCCCGCATGATGTGAGCGAGGAAGAGATTCGCCGCCTCGATCCGATCGGCGTCATCCTCTCCGGCGGCCCCGCCAGCGTCTACGCCGAGGGCGCGCCCGCGATGCCCGCCTGGCTGCCCGAGTTTGGCGTCCCAGTGCTGGGGATCTGCTACGGCATGCAGCTGCAGAGCTACGCGCTCGGCGGCAGCGTGATCGGCGAGGATGGGCGCGAGTTCGGCCCCGCCACCATCAGCGTGATCGAGGAAAGCCCGCTGTTCACTGGCATCCCCCAGGAGCAGCCGGTGTGGATGAGCCACGGCGACCGCATCGAGAAGCTGCCCCCTGGCTTCCGCGTGATCGCCCGCAACCCCTCCACGCCCTTCGCCGCCGCTGGCGACGATGCCCGCCGCTGGTACGGCATCCAGTTCCACCCCGAGGTCGTCCATACCAAGTTTGGCCGCGATCTGCTGCGCAACTTCGCCTTCGGGATCTGCGGCGCGCAGTCCTCGTGGACCGCATCTAGCTTTGTCCACGAGGCGATCGAGCGCATCCGCTCCCAGGTTGGCCAGGGCCGCGTGATCTGCGCGCTTTCTGGCGGCGTCGACTCAGCCGTGGCCGCGCTGCTCATCCATCAGGCCATCGGCGATCGACTCACCTGTGTGTTTGTCGACAACGGCTTGCTGCGCCTGGGCGAGGCCGAGCAGGTTGTGAAGATGTTCGGCGATCACTTCAAGATCCCGCTGATCGTGGTAGATGCCCGCGAGGAGTTCCTTGAGGCGCTGGCGGGCGTGGCCGACCCCGAGCAGAAGCGCAAGATCATCGGCGAGAAGTTCGTGCGCCTGTTCGAGCGCGAGGCCGCGAACATCGGCGATGCCGAGTTCCTAGCCCAGGGCACGCTCTACCCCGATGTGATCGAGTCCAAGGCCCCCGACCGCCAGAAGGGTGTCACGATCAAGACCCACCACAACGTCGGCGGCCTGCCCGAGGATATGAAGCTCAAGCTGGTCGAGCCGCTGCGCTACCTCTTCAAGGACGAGGTGCGCGCCGCTGGCCTGCAGCTTGGCCTGCCCGAAGACTGGGTCTGGCGGCACCCCTTCCCCGGCCCCGGCTTGGCCGTGCGCCTGCTGGGCGCGATCACGTGGGATCGCCTGGAGACGCTGCGCAAGGCCGATGCGATCTTCATCGAGGAGCTGCGCACAGCCGGGCTGTACCGCTCCACCCAGCAGGCCTTCGCGGTGCTGCTGCCCATCCAGAGCGTCGGCGTGATGGGCGATGGCCGCACCTACGCCGATGTGATCGCCCTGCGCGCTGTCACCACCGAGGACTATATGACCGCCGACTGGGCGCGCCTGCCGGGCGATGTGCTGGCCCGCGCCAGCAGCCGGATCGTGAACGAGGTGCCTGGCGTCAACCGTGTGGTCTACGACATCTCATCCAAGCCGCCGTCCACGATCGAGTGGGAATAG
- a CDS encoding MFS transporter has protein sequence MSSHPVGYLSLLRTNTPFRRLWYGQIVSQLGDWFDSIALYALLPRLTGSEQSVGLLLLAQFIPTAIAGPLAGVIVDRLPRKLAMIGSDIGRALLVLALLFIHDPSQVWMIYSIVVLKFTFSAFFDPARSAILPALVKREELVAANTISSATWSAMLAVGAALGGVVAGVFGTDVAFAIDAASFALSAVLIASVRVRETHMDTPTQTNHLQDLRAGVAYLAHDRDALVLTICKALWSLGGGILVVLTIFGRGVFPMGEGGALSIGLLYAARGVGAGIGPVIIGALGDQSERFMRRMMGLCFLISALGYALLPAAPVLALAALAVMLAHCGGGTQWVYGTALLQLRLPDAIQGRIFAIELALLTLTSGVSSYGTSLLADMGWSPASLSLLMAALFALPGLWLWRRLGR, from the coding sequence ATGTCATCGCATCCTGTTGGGTATCTCTCGCTGCTGCGGACAAACACGCCGTTTCGCAGGCTCTGGTATGGCCAGATCGTCAGCCAGCTGGGCGACTGGTTCGACTCGATCGCGCTCTACGCGCTGCTGCCGCGACTGACGGGCAGCGAGCAGTCGGTGGGGCTGCTGCTGCTCGCCCAGTTCATCCCCACCGCGATCGCGGGGCCGCTGGCCGGCGTGATCGTCGACCGGCTGCCGCGCAAGCTGGCCATGATCGGGTCGGACATCGGGCGGGCGCTGCTGGTGCTGGCCCTGCTGTTCATCCACGACCCGAGCCAGGTGTGGATGATCTATTCTATTGTAGTGCTAAAATTCACATTCTCCGCATTTTTCGATCCAGCGCGCTCGGCCATCCTGCCCGCGCTCGTCAAGCGCGAGGAGCTGGTGGCGGCCAACACTATCAGCAGCGCCACGTGGTCGGCCATGCTGGCAGTGGGGGCGGCGCTGGGCGGGGTGGTGGCCGGGGTATTTGGCACCGATGTGGCCTTCGCGATCGACGCGGCCTCGTTCGCGCTGTCGGCGGTGCTGATCGCCAGCGTGCGCGTGCGCGAGACGCACATGGACACGCCTACGCAGACCAACCACCTGCAGGATCTGCGGGCGGGGGTCGCGTACCTGGCGCACGACCGCGACGCGCTGGTGCTGACGATATGCAAGGCGCTGTGGAGCCTGGGCGGTGGGATCTTGGTGGTGCTCACCATCTTTGGGCGGGGCGTGTTCCCCATGGGCGAGGGCGGTGCGCTGAGCATCGGGCTGCTGTATGCGGCGCGCGGGGTGGGCGCTGGCATCGGGCCAGTGATCATCGGGGCGTTGGGCGATCAGTCCGAGCGCTTCATGCGGCGGATGATGGGGCTGTGCTTTCTGATCTCGGCGCTGGGCTACGCGCTGCTGCCCGCCGCGCCCGTCCTAGCGCTGGCGGCTCTGGCCGTGATGCTGGCCCACTGCGGCGGCGGCACCCAGTGGGTCTACGGCACCGCGCTGCTGCAGCTGCGGCTTCCCGACGCCATCCAGGGCCGGATCTTCGCGATCGAGCTGGCGCTGCTCACGCTCACCTCGGGGGTGTCGAGCTACGGCACCAGCCTGCTGGCCGACATGGGCTGGTCGCCCGCCAGCCTGTCGCTGCTGATGGCTGCGCTGTTCGCGCTGCCTGGGCTGTGGCTGTGGCGGCGGCTGGGCCGCTAA
- a CDS encoding transcriptional regulator yields MIPGTTSIADLLAQPPGPHLTFMRGRLRPEDIAQALVALANAQGGIVVLGAAGGGKRPDGLASPDQAREQALEAAMLCTPPMVLPLPQPAQVEGEVLLLLTVPSGLPHVYSLHGKYLRREGAEDQPIAPDALRRLLLERGETSWERMSPQDASLADLDLSKIGAYTRRIGPAAESNVYEFLYRRGALARAPAPDTFRPTNAGLLLFGRDVDRFFPQCEITLVRYRGREMSDEFLREDIRDTLPEALRRAEIWLSENMRHGSRMVGLERQDWTQFPLGAVRETLVNAVAHRDYTIRGEGIRIALFGDRLECYSPGRLPGHVTLENLLEERYSRNETLVQVLADFGMIERLGYGIDRMLRQMREAGLPAPGFRETAAGFLVTLRGQVGDDKLDAGGVDTSEWRRLGLNERQIAAMVHVAEHHRLTNSDMQDLAPDVSAETLRRDLADLVDRGLLMKVGEKRGTYYILK; encoded by the coding sequence ATGATCCCAGGAACCACCAGCATCGCCGACCTGCTCGCCCAACCGCCCGGCCCGCACCTCACCTTCATGCGCGGCAGGCTGCGCCCCGAAGACATCGCCCAGGCGCTCGTGGCGCTGGCCAACGCCCAGGGCGGCATTGTGGTGCTGGGCGCGGCAGGCGGCGGCAAGCGGCCCGATGGGCTGGCCAGCCCCGACCAGGCCCGCGAGCAGGCGCTAGAGGCCGCCATGCTCTGCACGCCGCCCATGGTGCTGCCGCTGCCCCAGCCCGCCCAGGTGGAGGGCGAGGTGCTGCTGCTGCTGACCGTGCCCTCGGGCCTGCCCCACGTCTACAGCCTGCACGGCAAATACCTGCGGCGCGAGGGTGCCGAGGATCAGCCGATCGCGCCAGATGCGCTGCGCAGGCTGCTGCTGGAGCGCGGCGAGACCAGCTGGGAGCGCATGTCGCCCCAGGATGCCAGCCTGGCCGACCTCGACCTCTCGAAGATCGGGGCCTACACCCGCCGCATCGGCCCCGCCGCCGAGTCCAATGTCTACGAGTTCCTCTACCGCCGCGGCGCGCTGGCCCGCGCGCCTGCGCCCGACACCTTCCGCCCCACCAACGCCGGGCTGCTGCTGTTCGGGCGCGATGTGGACCGCTTCTTCCCCCAGTGCGAAATCACGCTGGTGCGCTACCGTGGCCGCGAGATGAGCGACGAGTTCCTGCGCGAGGACATCCGCGACACGCTGCCCGAGGCTCTGCGCCGCGCCGAGATCTGGCTCTCGGAAAACATGCGGCACGGCAGCCGCATGGTCGGGCTAGAGCGGCAGGACTGGACCCAGTTCCCGCTGGGCGCGGTGCGCGAGACCCTGGTGAACGCCGTGGCCCACCGCGACTACACCATCCGGGGCGAGGGCATCCGCATCGCGCTGTTCGGCGACCGGCTGGAGTGCTACTCGCCGGGCAGGCTGCCGGGCCACGTGACGCTGGAGAACCTGCTGGAGGAGCGCTACTCGCGCAACGAGACGCTGGTGCAGGTGCTGGCCGACTTCGGCATGATCGAGCGGCTGGGCTACGGCATCGACCGCATGCTGCGGCAGATGCGCGAGGCCGGCCTGCCCGCGCCTGGCTTCCGCGAGACCGCCGCAGGCTTCCTGGTGACGCTGCGCGGCCAGGTGGGCGACGACAAGCTGGACGCGGGCGGCGTGGACACATCCGAGTGGCGCAGGCTAGGCCTCAACGAGCGCCAGATCGCCGCCATGGTGCATGTGGCCGAGCACCACCGGCTCACCAATAGCGACATGCAGGATCTCGCCCCGGATGTCTCCGCCGAGACACTGCGCCGCGACCTGGCCGACCTCGTCGACCGCGGGCTGCTGATGAAGGTGGGCGAGAAGCGCGGCACCTACTACATCCTCAAATGA